The following are encoded in a window of Phragmites australis chromosome 22, lpPhrAust1.1, whole genome shotgun sequence genomic DNA:
- the LOC133904475 gene encoding uncharacterized protein LOC133904475, which produces MELDYYKIIGVDKGGIDDDLKKAYHKLAMKWHPDKNPNNKKEAENKFKQISEAYEKCAAYDQYVKEGLKGQVPPPGTGGVGPGGHDVLLHRRQRADDVPISNEFE; this is translated from the exons ATGGAGCTGGACTACTACAAGATCATAGGCGTGGACAAGGGTGGCATCGACGATGACCTCAAGAAGGCCTACCACAAGCTCGCCATGAAGTGGCACCCAGACAAGAACCCCAACAACAAGAAGGAGGCCGAGAACAAGTTCAAGCAAATCTCAGAGGCATATGAG AAGTGTGCGGCGTATGACCAGTACGTCAAGGAGGGGCTGAAGGGTCAGGTGCCGCCACCAGGCACTGGCGGGGTGGGCCCTGGGGGGCACGACGTTCTTCTCCACCGGCGGCAACGGGCCGATGATGTTCCG ATTTCAAATGAGTTTGAATAG